From Methanobrevibacter sp., the proteins below share one genomic window:
- the frhB gene encoding coenzyme F420 hydrogenase subunit beta, producing MPLGTYKEALSARSTDSKILEVSQDGGIVSALLCYALDEGIIEGAVVAGTPDEDWRPIPTVVTSSDEVIAAAGTKYSMSPTLSAVKEATRQYGLEKVGVVATPCQTQGLRKAQAYPLSRFVADKIKLIIGIYCMENFPMASLDTFATAKLGFDSLTDATKMDIGKGKFWLTKDGEDSGLAIKETHGYEQAGCNICMDYVAEWADVSTGSVGSPDGWSTVLTRTDDGESIFKAAVDAGLIETKPMDDVKPGLPLLEKLAKGKKDKNGKERERRAKLGLPLPVEY from the coding sequence ATGCCATTAGGTACTTACAAAGAAGCATTATCTGCTAGATCTACTGATAGCAAAATTTTAGAAGTATCACAAGACGGAGGAATTGTTTCAGCATTACTCTGTTACGCACTCGATGAAGGAATCATTGAAGGTGCTGTTGTAGCTGGAACTCCTGATGAAGATTGGAGACCTATTCCTACTGTAGTAACCTCATCTGATGAAGTTATTGCAGCTGCAGGAACCAAATACTCAATGTCCCCAACCTTATCTGCTGTAAAAGAAGCAACCCGTCAATACGGATTAGAAAAAGTTGGTGTTGTTGCAACTCCATGTCAAACCCAAGGTTTAAGAAAAGCACAAGCTTATCCATTATCAAGATTTGTCGCTGACAAAATCAAATTAATCATCGGTATCTACTGTATGGAAAACTTCCCTATGGCTTCTCTTGACACTTTTGCAACCGCAAAATTAGGATTTGACAGCTTAACCGATGCTACTAAAATGGACATTGGAAAAGGAAAATTCTGGTTAACTAAAGATGGCGAAGACTCAGGTTTAGCTATTAAAGAAACCCACGGATACGAACAAGCTGGATGTAACATCTGTATGGATTATGTTGCTGAATGGGCTGACGTATCAACCGGTTCTGTAGGATCCCCTGACGGATGGTCCACTGTTTTAACCAGAACTGATGACGGTGAATCTATATTCAAAGCTGCTGTTGACGCTGGTTTAATTGAAACAAAACCAATGGACGATGTAAAACCAGGTCTTCCTTTACTTGAAAAATTAGCTAAAGGTAAAAAAGACAAAAACGGCAAAGAACGTGAAAGAAGAGCTAAATTAGGATTACCACTTCCTGTGGAATACTAA
- the frhG gene encoding coenzyme F420 hydrogenase subunit gamma, with translation MFDKLKKAFGGSAEPAKPKVEEKVEAAPVETPVESAPAEEKAASAKPRIGYIHLSGCTGDAMSLTENYDILSTVLTDMVDIVYGQTLVDKWIHGTFAEEMPEMDLCLIEGSVCLQDEHSLHEIQEARKKSALICAFGSCAMTGCFTTFARGGQQAQPKHESFVPVSSLVKVDLALPGCPVAPEMIAKAVVALCEGNLEYLQPAIDKAACNTGCGCDVLTNIIRNGLCSGCGTCALACPTRAMGFSEGRPSCDRDRCIKCGSCYAMCPRAWLPIKEIKKETGL, from the coding sequence ATGTTTGATAAATTGAAAAAAGCTTTTGGCGGTTCAGCTGAACCAGCAAAACCAAAAGTAGAAGAAAAAGTTGAAGCTGCTCCTGTAGAAACACCTGTTGAATCTGCACCTGCAGAAGAAAAAGCTGCTTCAGCAAAACCACGTATTGGTTACATACACTTAAGTGGTTGTACTGGTGATGCAATGTCTTTAACCGAAAACTACGACATTTTATCCACTGTTTTAACAGATATGGTTGACATTGTATACGGACAAACTTTAGTTGATAAATGGATTCACGGTACTTTCGCAGAAGAAATGCCTGAAATGGACTTATGTTTAATTGAAGGATCCGTTTGTTTACAAGATGAACACAGTCTTCACGAAATTCAAGAAGCAAGGAAAAAATCCGCTTTAATTTGTGCATTCGGTTCCTGTGCTATGACCGGTTGTTTCACAACCTTCGCACGTGGAGGTCAACAAGCACAACCTAAACACGAATCTTTCGTACCTGTTAGTTCATTAGTTAAAGTTGATTTAGCACTTCCTGGTTGTCCTGTAGCACCTGAAATGATTGCAAAAGCAGTTGTCGCATTATGTGAAGGTAACTTAGAATACTTACAACCAGCTATTGATAAAGCTGCTTGTAACACCGGATGCGGCTGTGATGTATTAACTAACATTATCCGTAATGGATTATGTTCTGGATGTGGAACTTGTGCTCTAGCTTGTCCAACAAGAGCTATGGGCTTTTCTGAAGGTAGACCTAGTTGTGATAGGGACAGATGTATTAAATGTGGATCATGTTATGCAATGTGCCCAAGAGCATGGTTACCTATAAAAGAAATTAAAAAGGAAACAGGATTATAG
- the map gene encoding type II methionyl aminopeptidase, producing the protein MIESYIQAGKLASKIRSEASKMITDGALVLDLVTYVENEILKNGAEIAFPCNVSINEYAAHYTSPAGDETRFKAGDMVKLDLGAMIDGYIADTAITVLASGNMDEYYTQDQINLHEEIIEASAAGLEAAIATVRAGVEISKIGAAVHEAISEYNLNPIFNLMGHSLEQNNLHAGISIPNYDNNDNFKLDEGQAVAIEPFATNGEGIVNDAPGHYIFSYLANKPFRMKSTQKVLKYIQHNNRYVPFSGRWITDEFGERKGAIALKQLSDAMAIYPYAPLREKQDCFVSQKEHTIIVEKEGCTVTTI; encoded by the coding sequence ATGATAGAATCATACATACAAGCTGGAAAACTGGCTTCTAAAATTAGGAGTGAAGCTTCAAAGATGATTACAGACGGAGCTTTGGTTTTGGACTTAGTAACTTATGTAGAAAATGAAATATTAAAAAATGGTGCTGAAATTGCATTTCCATGTAATGTATCAATCAACGAATATGCCGCACATTACACCTCCCCTGCAGGAGATGAGACCAGATTTAAAGCAGGTGACATGGTCAAATTAGATTTAGGAGCAATGATAGACGGATACATAGCTGACACAGCAATAACTGTACTGGCTAGTGGAAATATGGATGAATACTATACCCAAGATCAGATTAACTTACATGAAGAAATAATTGAAGCATCAGCTGCAGGCCTTGAAGCTGCAATTGCAACCGTTAGAGCAGGCGTTGAAATCTCAAAAATAGGTGCGGCAGTGCATGAGGCAATATCCGAGTATAATCTAAATCCTATATTCAATCTCATGGGCCACAGTTTAGAACAGAATAATTTACATGCAGGAATATCCATTCCAAATTACGACAATAACGATAATTTTAAATTAGATGAAGGCCAGGCAGTAGCTATTGAACCGTTTGCAACTAACGGAGAAGGTATTGTTAATGATGCACCGGGACACTACATATTTTCCTATTTGGCCAATAAACCATTTAGAATGAAAAGTACTCAAAAAGTTTTAAAATACATTCAGCACAATAACAGATATGTCCCATTTTCCGGAAGATGGATTACAGATGAATTCGGTGAAAGAAAAGGTGCAATTGCCCTAAAACAGTTATCCGATGCAATGGCAATATACCCATATGCGCCGCTTCGTGAAAAACAGGACTGCTTTGTAAGTCAAAAAGAACATACAATAATCGTTGAAAAAGAAGGTTGTACAGTTACAACTATTTAA
- the frhD gene encoding coenzyme F420-reducing hydrogenase, FrhD protein, whose protein sequence is MPYDSEIIVVGCGNVLFKDDGFGPIVINLLQKYTNDANDYYDPAVTAYVEDEFDKDILKQIEEKFEDVTLPDSVQFVDGGTAAPTNFFPLYSEYDWKKLIVVDVVEFNAEPGTVDTFDPNVMQKGKYDNPHGMTVEEPLQEISQKCEVVVVGCKPAEIPTPDVDLGLTEPVEKAVPNAIDLILKEIGVK, encoded by the coding sequence ATGCCTTACGATTCGGAGATTATTGTTGTTGGTTGTGGAAACGTATTATTTAAAGATGATGGGTTTGGCCCAATTGTTATAAATCTTTTACAAAAATATACCAATGATGCCAATGATTATTATGACCCAGCGGTTACTGCATATGTTGAGGATGAATTCGACAAGGATATTTTAAAACAAATTGAAGAAAAATTTGAAGATGTAACTTTGCCAGATTCTGTTCAGTTCGTTGACGGAGGAACAGCTGCTCCAACTAACTTTTTCCCATTATACTCTGAATATGACTGGAAAAAACTCATAGTTGTTGATGTAGTTGAATTTAATGCAGAACCTGGAACAGTAGATACATTTGATCCTAATGTAATGCAAAAAGGGAAATATGATAATCCTCACGGAATGACAGTTGAGGAACCTCTTCAAGAAATTTCTCAGAAATGTGAAGTAGTTGTTGTAGGTTGTAAACCAGCAGAAATTCCAACTCCGGATGTTGATTTGGGTTTAACAGAACCTGTTGAAAAGGCAGTTCCAAATGCTATTGATCTTATTTTAAAAGAAATCGGGGTAAAATAA
- the frhA gene encoding coenzyme F420 hydrogenase subunit alpha — protein MKDRVVISPTTRQEGHAELVMEVDDEGIVTKGMYFSITPVRGLEKMVLNKAPETAPVLCQRICGVCPIPHTLASAEAMDMALGIEIPTAAKLLRKAIAAAHGINSAAIHHFLVAPDITNESNFATAVDSVSEIRKTVQYVVDMCAGEGIHPADIRVGGMARNITPFTKERLIERMTALRPKLEAHVEFIKGLVLDAGLPKDLGVVNQPLMAMDATYGTNEFDMDKFSEVLPEAWYDDPEIGKRGCSVIPLWEGKNVETGPRARMEKFQGFKDKGVIAQHVARADEMLKNYDACMEALDALDTSAPANVSYDKRGTGELGFGVIEGPRGTDVHMAKVVEGKTQFYSAIVPTTWNIPTMGPATEGFHHEFGPHVIRAYDPCLSCATHVMVVDDEDKSILKNEMVRI, from the coding sequence TTGAAAGATAGAGTAGTTATATCCCCTACAACTCGTCAAGAAGGTCATGCCGAATTGGTCATGGAAGTTGACGATGAAGGGATTGTTACAAAAGGTATGTATTTTAGTATAACTCCTGTAAGGGGTTTAGAAAAGATGGTTCTTAACAAAGCACCTGAAACAGCTCCTGTTTTATGTCAAAGAATCTGTGGAGTTTGTCCAATTCCACATACATTAGCTTCCGCAGAAGCAATGGACATGGCATTAGGAATTGAAATTCCTACAGCTGCTAAATTGTTAAGAAAAGCTATCGCAGCAGCACACGGTATTAACAGTGCAGCAATTCACCACTTCTTAGTTGCACCAGATATTACTAATGAAAGTAATTTCGCAACTGCAGTTGACAGTGTAAGTGAAATCAGAAAAACTGTACAATATGTTGTAGATATGTGTGCTGGTGAAGGAATTCACCCTGCAGATATCAGAGTAGGTGGTATGGCAAGAAACATTACTCCATTCACTAAAGAAAGATTAATCGAAAGAATGACCGCACTCAGACCAAAACTCGAAGCTCACGTTGAATTTATTAAAGGATTAGTTCTCGACGCAGGCTTACCAAAAGACTTAGGTGTAGTTAACCAACCATTAATGGCTATGGATGCTACTTACGGTACTAACGAATTTGATATGGATAAATTCTCTGAAGTATTACCTGAAGCATGGTATGATGATCCAGAAATTGGTAAAAGAGGATGTTCTGTAATTCCTTTATGGGAAGGTAAAAACGTAGAAACCGGTCCTAGAGCAAGGATGGAAAAATTCCAAGGATTCAAAGACAAAGGTGTAATCGCACAACACGTTGCTCGTGCTGACGAAATGCTCAAAAACTATGACGCATGTATGGAAGCATTAGATGCACTTGACACTTCCGCTCCTGCAAACGTAAGTTACGATAAAAGAGGAACTGGAGAACTTGGATTCGGTGTAATTGAAGGTCCTAGAGGAACTGATGTACACATGGCAAAAGTTGTAGAAGGTAAAACTCAATTCTACTCTGCAATTGTACCAACTACCTGGAACATTCCAACAATGGGTCCTGCAACCGAAGGATTCCACCATGAGTTTGGTCCACATGTAATCAGAGCATACGACCCATGTTTATCATGTGCTACTCACGTAATGGTAGTTGACGATGAAGATAAATCCATTCTCAAAAATGAAATGGTGAGAATCTAG
- a CDS encoding endoglucanase: MDKANIIISIIIVLCIAAAVAAYGITNSDSPIFSDLSSMSASNSGDGLGNNTTSLSNTSSSVAVTNGGASSSGSGSSSGSSSSGSYGGSSNSGSSYSGSSSSSSSSDSGSSSSSTHLSYSSAQSIANSAVGEPGCYAGSVYYSGGYWYATIYDENGNAVDGIVISDATGSVSRG, encoded by the coding sequence TTGGATAAAGCAAACATTATAATTTCAATTATTATCGTATTATGTATTGCAGCTGCCGTAGCGGCATATGGTATAACCAATAGTGATAGTCCAATATTCTCTGATTTATCAAGTATGTCAGCTAGTAATAGCGGAGACGGACTTGGAAATAACACCACAAGTTTAAGTAATACAAGTAGCTCTGTAGCAGTGACAAATGGTGGAGCAAGTAGTAGTGGCTCAGGATCAAGTTCAGGATCTTCTTCATCCGGAAGTTACGGTGGAAGCAGTAACTCAGGTTCAAGTTACAGTGGAAGCAGTAGCTCAAGTTCAAGTTCTGATTCAGGTTCCAGTTCCAGTAGTACTCATTTATCATATTCTAGTGCTCAAAGTATTGCAAACAGTGCTGTAGGAGAACCTGGCTGTTATGCTGGAAGCGTATACTATTCCGGCGGATACTGGTATGCTACAATCTACGATGAAAACGGTAATGCTGTGGACGGCATTGTGATATCTGATGCTACCGGTAGTGTCAGTAGAGGATAG